The following coding sequences lie in one Arachis stenosperma cultivar V10309 chromosome 5, arast.V10309.gnm1.PFL2, whole genome shotgun sequence genomic window:
- the LOC130981018 gene encoding uncharacterized protein LOC130981018 yields the protein MGFEKAGAERKMQLQELENLRLEAYDNSRLYKEKMKVVHDKHIKRREFRPGESVLLYNSRLRLMPGKLRSRCEGPYKVEKAKPYGVFHLSHPSSSKFIRVNGHRLKLYHGEKMKKSKEPEIFLLEDPPTATD from the coding sequence ATGGGATTTGAGAAGgccggagctgaaaggaagATGCAACTACAAGAATTAGAgaaccttcgcctagaagcaTATGACAACTCCAGGCTATACAAAGAAAAGATGAAGGTTGTGCATGACAAGCACATTAAAAGGAGAGAGTTCAGACCAGGGGAATCAGTTCTCCTTTACAATTCCagactgaggctcatgccaggcaagctaAGATCAAGATGCGAAGGTCCCTATAAAGTAGAGAAGGCAAAGCCATACGGAGTCTTTCACCTAAGTCACCCTTCAAGTTCTAAATTCATCAGGGTCAATGGACATCGCCTTAAGCTATATCATggtgagaagatgaagaaaagcaAGGAGCcggagatcttcctcttggaggaTCCACCCACAGCAACAGACTGA